The following proteins come from a genomic window of Iamia sp. SCSIO 61187:
- the murD gene encoding UDP-N-acetylmuramoyl-L-alanine--D-glutamate ligase, protein MTERERGGIEAARAELADATVCVMGYGDHGGGAGMVDLLTAVGARIVLTEARPREAFSAEVLARIDRDVAVAHFGGHDDSHLDGVDVLVRNPAVRFGHPLLAAARRRGIPVEMEMTLFFRWWPGRIVGITGTKGKSTTTTLADAVLGAERPTLKAGNLRVSAIRALLPGEADPEAVAIIELSSFQLEGLGESRRSPEVAVVTNLDEDHLDVYPTVEDYWAAKASIWLHQGADDWLVLPADDAATVGYVDASIAAAGATGARRLLFADRRLDDGVDGAWTEDGRLRARLDGVEHDVVGVDELQVRSEIAVLDLCAAVCVGLAEGESVAGMAAGCRAAREVADRREVVVVADGITFVNDTTATAPRAATATVRSFAHERLAVIAGGKAKRSAFGAFADELAASADHVVLLRHPNYDASDEIAALLAERGVADRVSSASSLADAVDAAVALLGDAGGVVLLSPAAASFGLFTNEFDRGAQFRAYVTERWGA, encoded by the coding sequence GTGACCGAGCGCGAGCGCGGGGGCATCGAGGCGGCGCGGGCCGAGCTGGCCGACGCCACCGTGTGCGTCATGGGCTACGGCGACCACGGCGGCGGCGCCGGCATGGTCGACCTCCTGACCGCGGTCGGGGCCCGGATCGTGCTGACCGAGGCCCGGCCCCGCGAGGCCTTCTCGGCCGAGGTGCTGGCCCGCATCGACCGCGACGTCGCCGTCGCCCACTTCGGCGGTCACGACGACAGCCACCTCGACGGCGTCGACGTCCTCGTCCGCAACCCGGCGGTGCGGTTCGGGCACCCCCTGCTCGCCGCCGCGCGCCGGCGCGGCATCCCGGTCGAGATGGAGATGACCCTCTTCTTCCGCTGGTGGCCGGGCCGGATCGTGGGCATCACCGGCACCAAGGGCAAGTCGACGACGACCACCCTGGCCGACGCCGTCCTCGGGGCCGAGCGGCCCACGCTCAAGGCCGGGAACCTCCGCGTCAGCGCCATCCGGGCCCTCCTGCCGGGCGAGGCCGACCCCGAGGCCGTCGCCATCATCGAGCTGTCGTCGTTCCAGCTCGAGGGGCTGGGCGAGTCCCGCCGGTCGCCCGAGGTGGCGGTGGTGACCAACCTCGACGAGGACCACCTCGACGTCTACCCGACCGTCGAGGACTACTGGGCGGCCAAGGCGTCGATCTGGCTCCACCAGGGCGCCGACGACTGGCTCGTCCTCCCGGCCGACGACGCCGCCACCGTCGGCTACGTCGACGCCAGCATCGCCGCCGCCGGGGCCACCGGCGCTCGGCGCCTCCTGTTCGCCGACCGCCGCCTCGACGACGGTGTCGACGGGGCGTGGACCGAGGACGGCCGGCTCCGGGCCCGCCTCGACGGCGTGGAGCACGACGTCGTGGGCGTCGACGAGCTGCAGGTGCGGTCGGAGATCGCCGTGCTCGACCTGTGCGCTGCGGTGTGCGTGGGGCTGGCCGAGGGCGAGTCGGTGGCCGGGATGGCGGCGGGGTGCCGGGCGGCGCGCGAGGTCGCGGACCGCCGGGAGGTGGTGGTCGTGGCCGACGGCATCACCTTCGTGAACGACACCACCGCCACCGCACCCCGGGCGGCCACGGCGACGGTCCGATCGTTCGCCCACGAGCGGCTGGCGGTGATCGCCGGCGGCAAGGCCAAGCGCTCGGCCTTCGGTGCCTTCGCCGACGAGCTGGCGGCCAGCGCCGACCACGTCGTGCTCCTCCGGCACCCGAACTACGACGCGTCGGACGAGATCGCCGCGCTCCTCGCCGAGCGGGGGGTGGCCGACCGGGTGTCGTCGGCGTCGTCGCTGGCCGACGCCGTCGACGCCGCCGTGGCCCTGCTGGGCGACGCCGGGGGCGTGGTGCTGCTGTCGCCGGCGGCGGCGAGCTTCGGGCTCTTCACCAACGAGTTCGACCGC
- a CDS encoding alpha/beta fold hydrolase, which translates to MKIRDVTTSRLRHSVAEAGVGEPLMLVHGFTGAKEDFADFLDGFADRGWHVVAPDLRGHGASDAPAEETAYSLAEMAADVRALADELGWERFDLLGHSMGGMVAQVLALEVPERLRSLVLMDTGHGPVEGLDPVLLALAVEVVRTEGVDRLIELANELGPVGRPRSPSEERVREERAGYVDFGDRKLRAAAPAMYAAMAQGLSTVEDRLAALRTLDVRTLVVVGEEDEGFAGPSERLAEAIPGATLEVIADAAHSPQFENPDRWWKVVSRFLEAGRQADPAG; encoded by the coding sequence GTGAAGATCCGGGACGTCACCACCTCCCGACTGCGCCACAGCGTGGCCGAGGCCGGCGTGGGCGAGCCGCTGATGCTGGTCCACGGCTTCACCGGCGCCAAGGAGGACTTCGCCGACTTCCTCGACGGCTTCGCCGACCGGGGCTGGCACGTCGTCGCCCCCGACCTGCGGGGCCACGGCGCCAGCGACGCCCCCGCCGAGGAGACCGCCTACTCGCTGGCCGAGATGGCGGCCGACGTCCGCGCCCTGGCCGACGAGCTGGGCTGGGAGCGCTTCGACCTCCTGGGCCACTCGATGGGCGGCATGGTGGCCCAGGTGCTGGCCCTCGAGGTGCCCGAGCGGCTCCGGTCGCTCGTCCTCATGGACACCGGCCACGGACCGGTCGAGGGCCTCGACCCGGTCCTGCTGGCCCTGGCCGTCGAGGTCGTCCGCACCGAGGGCGTCGATCGGCTGATCGAGCTGGCCAACGAGCTGGGCCCCGTGGGCCGCCCCCGCAGCCCGTCGGAGGAGCGGGTGCGCGAGGAGCGCGCCGGCTACGTCGACTTCGGCGACCGCAAGCTGCGCGCCGCCGCCCCGGCCATGTACGCGGCGATGGCCCAGGGGCTGAGCACGGTCGAGGACCGCCTCGCCGCCCTGCGCACCCTCGACGTCCGCACCCTCGTCGTGGTGGGCGAGGAGGACGAGGGCTTCGCCGGCCCGTCGGAGCGCCTGGCCGAGGCCATCCCCGGCGCCACCCTCGAGGTCATCGCCGACGCCGCCCACAGCCCGCAGTTCGAGAACCCCGACCGCTGGTGGAAGGTCGTCAGCCGCTTCCTCGAGGCCGGCCGCCAGGCCGACCCGGCCGGCTGA
- a CDS encoding lysylphosphatidylglycerol synthase transmembrane domain-containing protein, translated as MSDTVRRRLTLALRLVVSAAMLGFLLTKIESRGARVLPEWTATTALWLLGATLLTLVSILLSAMRWQTVLSAMGQPARFNRLLSHYLAGQFVANVLPTTIGGDVLRVSRLARDNGRMPDSFASVVLERLTGWLVLPIITFVGLVINPPLQDLGRATQIAFGLACGTLVALGLLIVAVAAHRFGEVDAEKGWKRFLAAVSLGLTKLRASPRQAVNVVAVGFAYQLVLVAAAVMAARSLAIPDAGPTALLAFFPAVAIAQVLPISISGLGVREGLFALFLKPLGVPTAQAVALGILLYVLNLLVSLLGAPAFAIGGRTSEPGDVLDPDDLAPIVPPAPADPGSDDPSPSVPA; from the coding sequence ATGTCCGACACCGTGCGCCGGCGGCTCACCCTCGCCCTGCGGCTCGTCGTCAGCGCGGCCATGCTCGGGTTCCTCCTCACCAAGATCGAGTCCCGGGGGGCCCGGGTCCTGCCCGAGTGGACCGCGACGACCGCCCTGTGGCTCCTCGGCGCCACGCTCCTCACCCTCGTCAGCATCCTGCTGTCGGCCATGCGGTGGCAGACGGTGCTCTCGGCCATGGGCCAGCCGGCCCGCTTCAACCGGCTGCTCTCCCACTACCTCGCCGGCCAGTTCGTCGCCAACGTCCTGCCCACCACCATCGGCGGCGACGTGCTGCGGGTCTCGCGCCTCGCCCGCGACAACGGGCGCATGCCCGACAGCTTCGCCTCGGTGGTGCTCGAGCGCCTGACCGGCTGGCTGGTCCTGCCGATCATCACCTTCGTCGGGCTGGTCATCAACCCGCCCCTCCAGGACCTCGGCCGGGCCACCCAGATCGCCTTCGGCCTGGCCTGCGGGACCCTCGTCGCCCTCGGGCTGCTGATCGTGGCCGTGGCCGCCCACCGCTTCGGCGAGGTCGACGCCGAGAAGGGCTGGAAGCGGTTCCTGGCCGCGGTGAGCCTCGGGCTGACCAAGCTCCGGGCCAGCCCTCGCCAGGCGGTCAACGTCGTGGCCGTCGGCTTCGCCTACCAGCTGGTGCTGGTGGCGGCGGCGGTCATGGCCGCCCGCTCGCTGGCCATCCCCGACGCCGGGCCCACCGCCCTGCTCGCCTTCTTCCCCGCCGTGGCCATCGCCCAGGTGCTGCCCATCAGCATCTCCGGGCTCGGCGTGCGCGAGGGGCTCTTCGCCCTCTTCCTCAAGCCGCTGGGCGTGCCCACCGCGCAGGCCGTCGCCCTCGGCATCCTTCTCTACGTGCTCAACCTGCTCGTCAGCCTCCTCGGCGCCCCGGCCTTCGCCATCGGGGGGCGCACCAGCGAGCCCGGCGACGTCCTCGACCCCGACGACCTCGCCCCCATCGTCCCGCCGGCCCCCGCCGACCCGGGATCCGACGACCCGTCCCCGTCGGTGCCGGCGTGA
- a CDS encoding phosphatase PAP2 family protein yields MTEATAEVEDTEPGAPEGATTAAGRRLRWWREVGYVIAFYAVYSWIRNQFGSAGEGSTRIAYEHARDIIGLQDAIGLWFEPELQRWYLDLPAMGLIRLWNIYYGTAHFIVTAAALIWLYRRQPDRYSVWRTTLAAMTAAALVGFATYSLMPPRLLGDTSKFGACYEQQVPDCHGDDMVDTLAVHGGWLSFQDEEVAEVSNQFAAMPSMHTGWSTWSACVMWGLVRRRWARVAIALYPAATVFCILVTGNHYWLDAVGGLAAFAVGLGIATVLTRWNEARFRRREERRAEPAAAT; encoded by the coding sequence GTGACCGAGGCGACGGCGGAGGTCGAGGACACCGAGCCGGGGGCGCCCGAGGGCGCGACCACGGCGGCCGGTCGCCGCCTGCGCTGGTGGCGCGAGGTCGGCTACGTCATCGCCTTCTACGCCGTCTACTCGTGGATCCGGAACCAGTTCGGCTCGGCCGGCGAGGGATCGACCCGCATCGCCTACGAGCACGCCCGCGACATCATCGGCCTCCAGGACGCCATCGGCCTGTGGTTCGAGCCCGAGCTCCAGCGCTGGTACCTCGACCTGCCCGCCATGGGCCTCATCCGGCTCTGGAACATCTACTACGGGACGGCGCACTTCATCGTCACCGCCGCCGCCCTGATCTGGCTCTACCGCCGCCAGCCCGACCGCTACTCGGTCTGGCGCACGACCCTGGCGGCCATGACCGCGGCCGCCCTCGTCGGGTTCGCCACCTACTCGCTCATGCCGCCGCGGCTGCTGGGCGACACGTCCAAGTTCGGCGCCTGCTACGAGCAGCAGGTCCCGGACTGCCACGGCGACGACATGGTCGACACCCTCGCCGTCCACGGCGGCTGGCTGTCGTTCCAGGACGAGGAGGTCGCCGAGGTCTCCAACCAGTTCGCGGCCATGCCGTCGATGCACACCGGGTGGTCGACGTGGAGCGCCTGCGTGATGTGGGGTCTCGTCCGCCGCCGGTGGGCCCGGGTCGCCATCGCCCTGTACCCGGCGGCCACCGTGTTCTGCATCCTCGTCACCGGCAACCACTACTGGCTCGACGCCGTGGGCGGCCTGGCCGCCTTCGCCGTCGGCCTGGGCATCGCCACCGTGCTGACCCGGTGGAACGAGGCCCGGTTCCGCCGGCGCGAGGAGCGCCGAGCCGAGCCCGCCGCCGCGACCTGA
- a CDS encoding DUF2332 domain-containing protein, translating into MAGDLEGLVRAQRRGCAIGGSALYERVLDAVLDDLAVDGPCRTVLTPYAAEPHARATVLRFLAAVHELVLDGRAPALAAQYPSAGGTSDETVGAVFVATVAEHVEDLVARTGAPIQTNEVGRSAALLGGFLLLAATGLPLRVLEVGASAGLNLRFDHLRYEAGGEAFGPPSSPVRFVDPWTGGRPRLDAHLEVLDRRGCDLSPLDPTVARDRLRLRACLWPDQPDRRTRLDGALEVAAAVPVAVDRADAAEWAAEQLADPVPGAVTVVVHTIVTQYLRARTRTALEDAVRAAGDRATAAAPVAWLCMEPATETEAEVRLTLWPKPAPVRTHVVARSAFHGPPVRWLAG; encoded by the coding sequence GTGGCCGGTGACCTGGAGGGACTGGTGCGGGCCCAACGGAGGGGGTGCGCCATCGGCGGCTCCGCCCTCTACGAGAGGGTGCTGGACGCCGTCCTCGACGACCTGGCCGTCGACGGGCCGTGCCGGACCGTCCTGACGCCCTACGCCGCCGAGCCCCACGCCCGGGCCACCGTCCTGCGCTTCCTCGCCGCGGTGCACGAGCTGGTCCTCGACGGTCGGGCGCCGGCCCTGGCCGCCCAGTACCCCTCGGCCGGGGGGACGTCGGACGAGACGGTGGGGGCGGTGTTCGTGGCCACCGTCGCCGAGCACGTCGAGGACCTCGTCGCCCGGACCGGGGCGCCGATCCAGACCAACGAGGTCGGGCGTTCGGCCGCCCTGCTCGGCGGGTTTCTGCTCCTCGCCGCCACCGGCCTCCCGCTCCGGGTTCTGGAGGTGGGCGCCAGCGCCGGGCTCAACCTGCGCTTCGACCACCTGCGCTACGAGGCCGGCGGGGAGGCCTTCGGTCCGCCGTCGTCACCGGTGCGCTTCGTCGACCCGTGGACCGGCGGTCGGCCCCGGCTCGACGCCCACCTCGAGGTCCTCGACCGGCGCGGCTGCGACCTGAGCCCTCTGGACCCGACCGTGGCCCGGGACCGGCTCCGGCTCCGGGCCTGCCTCTGGCCGGACCAGCCCGACCGGCGGACCCGCCTCGACGGGGCGCTGGAGGTGGCCGCCGCCGTGCCCGTCGCCGTCGACCGGGCCGACGCCGCCGAGTGGGCGGCCGAGCAGCTGGCCGACCCGGTGCCGGGGGCGGTGACGGTGGTCGTCCACACCATCGTCACCCAGTACCTCCGGGCCCGGACCCGCACCGCCCTCGAGGACGCCGTCCGGGCCGCCGGCGACCGGGCGACGGCCGCCGCCCCGGTGGCGTGGCTGTGCATGGAGCCGGCCACCGAGACCGAGGCCGAGGTCCGCCTCACCCTGTGGCCCAAGCCGGCGCCGGTGCGCACCCACGTCGTCGCCCGGAGTGCCTTCCACGGCCCACCGGTCCGCTGGCTCGCCGGCTGA
- the dxs gene encoding 1-deoxy-D-xylulose-5-phosphate synthase: MHLDRISCPADLRRLSYDQLDELAGEIREFIVDAIDHVGSGHLGSNLGAVELTLAVHRVFDSPRDIVLWDTGHQAYVHKIVTGRRQQFEFLRQAGGLSGYPCREESEHDWVENSHASTIISYAHGLAVAQESDQGEGRRVVAIIGDGSMTGGMAYEALNNLGHSGKKAIIILNDNGRSYAPTVSRLTETVSRLRVDPRYVRQRTRAEEAVRKVPYVGDHLAWGMLGALAGVREMVEPPVFFETLGVKYTGPIDGHDVAGLERALRHAAELDEPIVVHVLTDKGKGHAPAENDPIKRMHDFGPGVAKAGTWTAAFTEALIKEGENRPEVVAITAAMPDSTGLLPFGERFPGRMIDVGIAEQHAVTSAAGMAMGGLRPVVALYSTFLTRAIDQANLDVGLHGQPVVFCLDRAGITGDDGPSHHGVLDMVLLSKIPGITMFAPSSYQELQQQLHDALEITSGPVSLRWPKTACPQVDEGEVGSGLKGRKLASGTDVCLVGVGKMLAACSEAAAILEEQGVSCSVWDPRVVHPLDPALVADAADHPAVVCIEDGYRDGGIGMTLADLVAEATVDRPRGDQPVVRVMGVPTQFLAHGKPDAILASLDLDAAGVVAEAHRALGR; encoded by the coding sequence GTGCACCTGGACCGGATCTCCTGCCCGGCGGACCTCCGCCGCCTGTCGTACGACCAGCTCGACGAGCTGGCGGGCGAGATCCGGGAGTTCATCGTCGACGCCATCGACCACGTCGGCAGCGGCCACCTGGGGTCCAACCTCGGTGCCGTCGAGCTGACCCTGGCCGTGCACCGGGTGTTCGACTCACCCCGCGACATCGTGCTGTGGGACACCGGTCACCAGGCCTACGTGCACAAGATCGTCACCGGCCGCCGCCAGCAGTTCGAGTTCCTCCGCCAGGCCGGCGGCCTCTCCGGCTACCCGTGCCGGGAGGAGTCCGAACACGACTGGGTCGAGAACAGCCACGCCTCGACCATCATCAGCTACGCCCACGGCCTCGCCGTGGCCCAGGAGTCCGACCAGGGCGAGGGCCGCCGGGTCGTGGCCATCATCGGCGACGGGTCGATGACCGGGGGCATGGCCTACGAGGCGCTCAACAACCTCGGCCACTCGGGCAAGAAGGCCATCATCATCCTCAACGACAACGGCCGGTCCTACGCCCCGACGGTGAGCCGCCTGACCGAGACGGTGTCCCGGCTGCGCGTCGACCCCCGCTACGTCCGCCAGCGGACCCGCGCCGAGGAGGCCGTCCGCAAGGTCCCCTACGTGGGCGACCACCTGGCCTGGGGCATGCTCGGCGCCCTCGCCGGCGTGCGCGAGATGGTCGAGCCGCCGGTCTTCTTCGAGACCCTGGGCGTGAAGTACACCGGGCCGATCGACGGCCACGACGTCGCCGGGCTCGAGCGGGCCCTCCGCCACGCCGCCGAGCTCGACGAGCCCATCGTCGTCCACGTCCTCACCGACAAGGGCAAGGGCCACGCCCCGGCCGAGAACGACCCGATCAAGCGCATGCACGACTTCGGCCCGGGCGTGGCCAAGGCGGGCACGTGGACCGCCGCCTTCACCGAGGCCCTCATCAAGGAGGGCGAGAACCGGCCCGAGGTGGTCGCCATCACCGCGGCGATGCCCGACTCCACCGGTCTGCTGCCCTTCGGCGAGCGCTTCCCGGGCCGGATGATCGACGTCGGCATCGCCGAGCAGCACGCCGTCACCTCCGCCGCCGGCATGGCCATGGGCGGGCTGCGCCCCGTCGTGGCCCTCTACTCGACGTTCCTGACCCGGGCCATCGACCAGGCGAACCTCGACGTCGGCCTCCACGGCCAGCCCGTGGTGTTCTGCCTCGACCGGGCCGGGATCACCGGCGACGACGGCCCCTCCCACCACGGCGTGCTCGACATGGTGCTGCTGTCGAAGATCCCGGGGATCACCATGTTCGCCCCGTCGTCGTACCAGGAGCTCCAGCAGCAGCTGCACGACGCCCTCGAGATCACCAGCGGCCCCGTCTCCCTGCGGTGGCCCAAGACCGCCTGCCCGCAGGTCGACGAGGGCGAGGTCGGCTCGGGCCTGAAGGGCCGCAAGCTGGCCAGCGGGACCGACGTGTGCCTCGTCGGCGTGGGCAAGATGCTCGCCGCGTGCAGCGAGGCGGCGGCCATCCTCGAGGAGCAGGGTGTCTCCTGCAGCGTGTGGGACCCGCGGGTCGTCCACCCCCTCGACCCCGCCCTGGTGGCCGACGCCGCCGACCACCCCGCCGTCGTGTGCATCGAGGACGGCTACCGCGACGGCGGCATCGGCATGACCCTGGCCGACCTGGTGGCCGAGGCCACCGTCGACCGGCCCCGCGGCGACCAGCCGGTCGTCCGGGTGATGGGCGTCCCCACCCAGTTCCTCGCCCACGGCAAGCCCGACGCCATCTTGGCCTCGCTCGACCTCGACGCCGCCGGCGTCGTCGCCGAGGCCCACCGCGCGCTCGGTCGCTAG
- a CDS encoding N-6 DNA methylase, whose amino-acid sequence MGPAGGGGLTDATHLTPAERRALGAYYTAPDLAAALVAWAVEGWGAAPPWRVLDPAVGGGAFLLAVREVAPASVLVGLDVDPGAVAACRAAVPGADVRLGDGLEALPPDLGAIPGTRAPGSVPPSGARFDLVVGNPPFLGQLARATARDPEARRRLRARFGAAAGGYVDAAALFLLAALDAVRPGGRVVLVQPESALGAAHTGAVRRAVEARAEVLGVRELDRRAFAADVDTCALLLERRDDGVGGRFAGDSLADAGAEPTWSPLLARVRGVPEVHLDPAAGTIADVATTTAGFRQHHYALAAHVVEHDEGLDRVATTGMVDPGIVRWGVRPARIGGRTWSRPAVDLTGVAADDPAVASWFRARLRPKVLVAPQTRVVEAAVDVDGAYLPATPLVVVEPRTGVEDPDLAVWLLAAALSAPPVTAWALALTAGTARSRHALKLSARQVGAVPVPSDRPAWVAAAEALREGAAVPDLVEDLTEAYRLRPDDPVVAWYRTRLGAPADRPARF is encoded by the coding sequence CTGGGACCCGCTGGCGGAGGCGGGCTGACCGACGCCACCCACCTGACGCCGGCCGAGCGGCGGGCGCTGGGGGCGTACTACACGGCGCCGGACCTGGCGGCCGCCCTGGTGGCCTGGGCCGTCGAGGGATGGGGCGCGGCGCCCCCGTGGCGGGTGCTCGACCCGGCCGTCGGCGGCGGGGCCTTCCTCCTCGCCGTCCGGGAGGTGGCGCCGGCGTCGGTGCTGGTCGGTCTCGACGTCGACCCCGGGGCGGTCGCAGCCTGCCGGGCCGCGGTGCCGGGGGCCGACGTCCGCCTCGGTGACGGGCTGGAGGCCCTCCCACCCGATCTGGGGGCGATTCCGGGCACCCGGGCACCCGGATCCGTCCCCCCGTCGGGGGCGCGGTTCGACCTCGTCGTGGGGAACCCGCCGTTCCTGGGCCAGCTGGCGCGGGCGACGGCCCGCGACCCCGAGGCCCGCCGTCGGCTCAGGGCCCGCTTCGGCGCCGCCGCCGGCGGCTACGTCGACGCCGCCGCCCTGTTCCTCCTGGCCGCCCTCGACGCCGTCCGGCCCGGCGGGCGGGTGGTCCTGGTCCAGCCCGAGTCGGCGCTCGGCGCCGCCCACACCGGCGCCGTGCGCCGGGCGGTGGAGGCGCGGGCCGAGGTCCTGGGGGTGCGGGAGCTCGACCGGCGGGCGTTCGCCGCCGACGTCGACACCTGCGCCCTCCTGCTCGAGCGCCGCGACGACGGCGTCGGAGGGCGATTCGCTGGCGATTCGCTGGCCGACGCCGGCGCCGAGCCGACGTGGTCGCCCCTGCTCGCCCGGGTGCGGGGGGTGCCCGAGGTCCACCTCGACCCCGCCGCCGGCACCATCGCCGACGTGGCCACCACCACGGCCGGGTTCCGCCAGCACCACTACGCCCTGGCCGCCCACGTCGTCGAGCACGACGAGGGCCTGGACCGGGTGGCCACGACGGGCATGGTCGACCCCGGCATCGTCCGCTGGGGCGTGCGCCCGGCCCGGATCGGCGGGCGGACGTGGTCCCGGCCCGCGGTCGACCTCACCGGCGTCGCCGCCGACGACCCCGCGGTGGCGTCGTGGTTCCGGGCCCGCCTCCGGCCCAAGGTCCTCGTCGCCCCCCAGACCCGCGTGGTCGAGGCGGCCGTCGACGTCGACGGCGCCTACCTGCCCGCCACCCCGCTCGTCGTGGTCGAGCCCCGGACCGGCGTCGAGGACCCCGACCTCGCCGTCTGGCTCCTGGCCGCCGCCCTGAGCGCCCCGCCCGTCACGGCGTGGGCCCTGGCCCTCACCGCCGGCACGGCCCGGAGCCGCCACGCCCTCAAGCTCTCGGCCCGGCAGGTGGGGGCGGTGCCGGTGCCCTCCGACCGCCCGGCCTGGGTGGCGGCGGCCGAGGCCCTGCGGGAGGGGGCGGCGGTGCCGGATCTGGTCGAGGACCTCACCGAGGCCTACCGCCTGCGCCCCGACGACCCCGTCGTCGCCTGGTACCGCACCCGCCTCGGCGCACCGGCGGATCGGCCCGCCCGGTTCTGA
- a CDS encoding DEAD/DEAH box helicase: MTTTFEQLGVDGALVKALSEKGIDQAFPIQELTISDALAGRDVCGKAKTGSGKTLAFGLPTLQRVPTAEPRRPRALVLVPTRELATQVSEELIPLGKAIDRRVVAIYGGANMTGQIASLASGADVVVATPGRMIDMIERKEVWLDDIEIVVVDEADRMADMGFLPQVEWLLRHIKGGHQTLLFSATLDGAVKTLVTRYQTDPVRHEVESATVTVEEMTHRFIAVHQMDKSKVIAAIGNASNRTIVFTRTKRYADRLVDDLRDEGVNARAIHGDLPQKLREKALADFMAGKLPVLVATDVAARGIHVDDVDVVVHGDPPEDHKAYIHRSGRTARAGEKGLVVTLALWNEELEVKRLQKRLGLDLPIIEMFSNDARLQDLTSWDPLAEAG; this comes from the coding sequence ATGACGACGACCTTCGAGCAGCTCGGGGTCGATGGCGCCCTGGTCAAGGCCCTTTCCGAGAAGGGGATCGACCAGGCGTTTCCGATCCAAGAGCTCACCATCAGCGATGCGCTGGCTGGCCGCGACGTGTGCGGCAAGGCCAAGACCGGTTCGGGCAAGACCCTCGCCTTCGGGCTGCCCACCCTCCAGCGCGTGCCCACCGCCGAGCCCCGCCGCCCCCGGGCGCTGGTCCTGGTGCCCACCCGCGAGCTCGCCACCCAGGTGTCCGAGGAGCTGATCCCCCTGGGCAAGGCCATCGACCGCCGGGTGGTGGCGATCTACGGCGGGGCCAACATGACCGGCCAGATCGCGTCGCTGGCGTCCGGCGCCGACGTGGTCGTGGCCACCCCCGGGCGCATGATCGACATGATCGAGCGCAAGGAGGTCTGGCTCGACGACATCGAGATCGTCGTCGTCGACGAGGCCGACCGCATGGCCGACATGGGGTTCCTGCCCCAGGTCGAGTGGCTGCTCCGCCACATCAAGGGCGGGCACCAGACCCTGCTGTTCTCGGCCACCCTCGACGGTGCCGTCAAGACGCTCGTCACCCGGTACCAGACCGACCCCGTCCGCCACGAGGTCGAGTCGGCCACGGTGACGGTCGAGGAGATGACGCACCGCTTCATCGCCGTCCACCAGATGGACAAGTCGAAGGTCATCGCCGCCATCGGCAACGCCTCCAACCGCACCATCGTCTTCACCCGGACCAAGCGCTACGCCGACCGGCTGGTCGACGACCTGCGGGACGAGGGCGTCAACGCCCGGGCGATCCACGGCGACCTGCCCCAGAAGCTGCGGGAGAAGGCCCTCGCCGACTTCATGGCCGGCAAGCTCCCCGTCCTGGTGGCCACCGACGTGGCCGCCCGCGGCATCCACGTCGACGACGTCGACGTCGTCGTCCACGGCGACCCGCCCGAGGACCACAAGGCCTACATCCACCGGTCGGGCCGCACCGCCCGGGCCGGCGAGAAGGGCCTCGTCGTCACCCTCGCCCTGTGGAACGAGGAGCTCGAGGTCAAGCGGCTGCAGAAGCGCCTGGGCCTCGACCTCCCGATCATCGAGATGTTCTCGAACGACGCCCGGCTCCAGGACCTGACCTCCTGGGACCCGCTGGCGGAGGCGGGCTGA
- a CDS encoding glutathione peroxidase, with protein sequence MALYDHQIKTLDGEQADLHAFEGKAVLAVNVASKCGLTPQYAGLEKLQAAYADKGFSVVGFPCNQFMGQEPGTAEEIQTFCSTTYGVTFPIMEKIDVNGDERHPLYAELTQAADADGHDGDIRWNFEKFLIGPDGAVKARFAPQVEPEDPQVTEAIEAALPA encoded by the coding sequence ATGGCCCTCTACGACCACCAGATCAAGACCCTCGACGGCGAGCAGGCCGACCTCCACGCGTTCGAGGGCAAGGCCGTCCTGGCCGTCAACGTCGCCTCCAAGTGCGGGCTCACCCCGCAGTACGCCGGCCTCGAGAAGCTCCAGGCGGCCTACGCCGACAAGGGCTTCAGCGTCGTCGGCTTCCCGTGCAACCAGTTCATGGGCCAGGAGCCGGGGACCGCCGAGGAGATCCAGACCTTCTGCTCGACGACCTACGGCGTCACCTTCCCGATCATGGAGAAGATCGACGTCAACGGCGACGAGCGCCACCCGCTCTACGCCGAGCTCACCCAGGCCGCCGACGCCGACGGCCACGACGGTGACATCCGCTGGAACTTCGAGAAGTTCCTGATCGGACCCGACGGCGCCGTGAAGGCCCGCTTCGCCCCCCAGGTCGAGCCCGAGGATCCCCAGGTGACCGAGGCCATCGAGGCCGCCCTCCCCGCGTAG
- a CDS encoding MGMT family protein — translation MGADEHIGRHAADGAEPDLQRAIEEVLRGLAPGDVVTYGEVAEEAGWPGRSRAVGRVLSASGGAFPWWRVVNAAGRLVPGHEDEQARRLAEEGVAVDGERRRVRLSAPGPGGPAAPREAR, via the coding sequence ATGGGTGCGGACGAGCACATCGGCCGGCACGCGGCCGACGGGGCCGAGCCGGACCTCCAGCGGGCGATCGAGGAGGTGCTGCGCGGGCTGGCGCCGGGCGACGTGGTCACCTACGGCGAGGTGGCCGAGGAGGCGGGCTGGCCGGGGCGGTCCCGGGCCGTCGGGCGGGTCCTCTCGGCCAGCGGTGGGGCCTTCCCGTGGTGGCGGGTCGTCAACGCCGCCGGGCGGCTGGTGCCCGGCCACGAGGACGAGCAGGCGCGACGTCTGGCCGAGGAGGGCGTTGCGGTCGACGGTGAGCGCCGCCGCGTCCGCCTCTCGGCCCCGGGCCCGGGCGGCCCGGCGGCGCCGAGGGAGGCGCGGTGA